One Microbacter margulisiae genomic window carries:
- a CDS encoding class I SAM-dependent methyltransferase, protein MNKATVEEIRERFDHDVERFSNLDTGQVSTVDATLSLELITEAAKRINPKAVHLLDIGCGAGNYTLKMLSKLPDLNCTLVDLSAPMLERALERVSGATSGQVNTIQGDIREVDLPDNTYDIVLAGAVLHHLRDDNDWERTFARIYQMVAPGGCFMISDLIAQDTTVVDDYIREQYGDYLESYGGETYRNKVMDYIAKEDSPRSLNFQLELLKKTGFRETEILHKHLCFAAYGGIK, encoded by the coding sequence ATGAACAAAGCAACTGTAGAGGAAATCAGGGAACGGTTTGACCATGATGTGGAACGGTTTTCGAATCTGGATACGGGACAAGTTTCGACGGTAGATGCCACCTTATCGCTGGAACTTATCACAGAAGCAGCCAAAAGGATCAATCCGAAGGCAGTCCATTTGCTGGATATCGGTTGCGGGGCGGGCAACTATACATTAAAGATGCTTTCGAAATTGCCTGACCTAAACTGTACATTGGTTGATTTGAGCGCGCCGATGCTGGAGAGGGCACTTGAGCGCGTTTCAGGAGCGACTTCAGGCCAGGTGAATACTATACAGGGGGATATCCGTGAAGTTGACTTACCGGACAACACATATGACATTGTACTTGCCGGCGCGGTGCTCCACCACCTGCGCGACGACAACGACTGGGAACGTACCTTTGCCAGAATATACCAGATGGTTGCACCCGGCGGTTGCTTTATGATTTCGGATCTGATTGCCCAAGACACGACAGTGGTAGATGATTATATCCGGGAACAGTATGGTGATTACCTGGAAAGCTATGGTGGAGAAACCTATAGAAACAAAGTGATGGATTATATCGCGAAGGAAGATTCACCCCGCTCATTAAACTTCCAGCTTGAGTTGTTGAAAAAGACAGGTTTCCGTGAGACGGAAATTCTGCACAAGCATTTATGTTTTGCTGCATATGGAGGCATAAAATAA
- a CDS encoding CPBP family intramembrane glutamic endopeptidase, with amino-acid sequence MGNSQRLWYGFAITAVIFAVANIIGVHTHLHSHFFINAFAVDTVMIVLSIGVILALKRNLHFALSWPKLRYLPKPLLIGMAVSLVFNILIAIVTRHTGVSKETASLLNGMTPLQVFVFVFIYASIAEELLFRGFLLNLLSPLKGKGVACLKRKLSLPVILSALVFGLAHLILITTGAGAAILIMLVISATCLGLVAGYYQEKHNNHSYAIIVHMAGNLIPFLGILLMSASHA; translated from the coding sequence ATGGGAAACAGTCAGCGACTCTGGTACGGATTTGCGATTACAGCGGTAATATTCGCAGTGGCAAACATCATTGGCGTACATACGCATCTTCACAGCCACTTCTTCATCAATGCGTTTGCGGTTGATACGGTTATGATTGTATTATCCATAGGGGTTATTCTGGCTCTGAAAAGAAATCTGCACTTTGCCTTGTCATGGCCAAAATTGAGGTATCTCCCCAAGCCTCTCCTGATAGGGATGGCTGTCTCTTTGGTATTTAATATTTTGATAGCCATTGTCACTAGGCATACGGGTGTCAGTAAGGAAACCGCTTCACTCCTGAACGGAATGACTCCTTTGCAGGTTTTCGTTTTTGTGTTTATCTATGCAAGCATTGCGGAGGAGCTCTTATTTCGTGGTTTCCTATTGAATCTGTTAAGTCCGTTGAAAGGTAAAGGAGTTGCCTGTCTTAAACGGAAGCTTAGTTTGCCGGTGATACTTAGTGCCCTGGTATTTGGACTGGCACACCTCATTTTAATTACCACCGGGGCAGGTGCGGCAATATTGATTATGTTGGTAATCTCGGCAACATGCCTGGGATTAGTAGCCGGTTATTATCAGGAGAAGCACAACAATCATTCCTATGCCATCATAGTGCACATGGCCGGAAACCTGATTCCGTTCTTGGGTATATTACTTATGTCTGCCAGCCACGCCTAA
- a CDS encoding class I SAM-dependent methyltransferase has protein sequence MDIENQTDYWNKVSNDKEFTTRLDMSLIDKFVDKEALIVDYGCGYGRTLNELYLHGYRNLLGFDYASAMIQRGQREYPYLNLQTCQDNKIACEADSVSLVILFAVLTCIIDNDKQEELINEIIRVLKPGGMIYINDFLINSDDRNLERYRMYAGKYNTYGVFELPEGAVLRHHEESWITTLTEQFKKEHYQRITFQTMNGHTSNGFIFMGRKKG, from the coding sequence ATGGACATTGAAAATCAAACCGATTACTGGAACAAAGTATCGAATGATAAGGAGTTTACAACCAGGCTTGATATGAGTCTGATTGATAAGTTTGTTGATAAAGAGGCGCTCATCGTTGATTATGGTTGTGGATACGGACGTACATTGAACGAGCTTTACCTGCATGGATACCGGAATCTGCTTGGATTTGACTATGCTTCCGCTATGATTCAGCGTGGACAACGGGAATATCCCTATCTGAATTTACAAACCTGCCAGGACAACAAGATAGCCTGCGAAGCGGACTCCGTCTCTTTGGTGATTCTTTTTGCCGTGCTGACCTGCATCATTGACAACGATAAGCAGGAAGAACTGATCAATGAAATCATACGGGTGCTGAAACCGGGCGGCATGATTTATATCAATGATTTTCTGATTAATTCCGATGATAGGAATCTTGAGCGATATAGAATGTATGCCGGTAAATATAACACATACGGCGTCTTTGAACTGCCGGAAGGTGCAGTGTTACGGCATCATGAAGAGTCATGGATCACGACGTTGACGGAACAATTTAAGAAGGAGCATTACCAACGGATAACGTTTCAGACCATGAATGGCCATACATCCAATGGATTTATTTTTATGGGCCGGAAAAAGGGATAG
- the cas13b gene encoding type VI-B CRISPR-associated RNA-guided ribonuclease Cas13b has translation MEIHENTTDENRRRTLTDDPQYFGAYLNLARLNIFSINNYLAKEFKKRELREDGQIKNCFIAQKGLSDISYNWLYERLIRFMPVIKQFDAERLPEDEKKNTSAEGKDLEGMSDMLKSVWEDIQEFRNDYTHYYSTEKGDQRKLTVSDATAAFLKLSFERAIQYTKKRFENVLDSADFELVASKQMIADGNTITTEGFVFLIAMFLDRENAFQFIGKVKGLKGTQFKPFIATREVLMTYCVKLPHDKLLSDNPGQALLLDMINDLTRCPKVLYNVLSEEGKKEFRPLLTDQKIEKVLANSISDEERENILDSIDYEQYIENLTVRVRHSNRFPYFAMRFIEEKNLWPEIYFQIDLGKYQLAEYSKKVLGENIPRTIIENAKAFGRLNSFNDEDSVQKQIDLNGLTPGFEQFAPHYNTDINKIGLSFAPAMPAMPAVIPLQNKPDNKVQVNLEQPQPDAFLSLHELSKIILLEYLQPGASRKLIHQFCSLASKKLFSYSFIEEVKGKLPNQWSEFQKQCDTKKSRAYSGRASFYPHDRKDELNRILAPYGLNDKQIPEKIINYWLNINDVNDTKTVSERIKRMNRDGRKRLKQLTKHYDDPEIKIPKIGEMATFIARDIVDMIVSGDKKKKITSVYYDKMQECLALYANADKKQQFIALVRELNMNAPGGHPFLKKLNLEQINSTSEFYKLYLKEKVDKQIPDGYTKAGKQKHKNGSWMSSTFETIEWNEKVKKNITVIKIPDNRENIPYTIRQWEEKEQYDLKAWLKNINEGRNENDRKRPVDLPTNLFDGKLCELLKSKLTETGVPIPVNAKYNELLKMWWTMRDDSIQPFYGGERCYEIKGEKIRFISGSASRFSDYYHYPLSLAFERLSAERRSAMQKDRRLQPLTMAEVEKVFKRTLHGTEQEIRVTAEDDRMLLLMAEKLSPGDEQLKLATIDKELTKLRHITHIFSYNLNYDTQGNKAGEAQSLKANLTVTATMQLKNINDLHRFAYDRRLPELVAYIPDATIDVEALRYELADYNRARQEVFDAVFRLEKAIIEKDAESIRNLFTDMEGNYKTGNIQHRPYLQWLTNKGKITEEERWCLNMVRKSFSHNQFPHREVAVKWNLNIEPKGIASQLAAVFKRKTEAIVDSF, from the coding sequence ATGGAAATACATGAAAACACAACTGACGAAAACAGACGCCGTACTTTAACAGACGATCCTCAGTATTTTGGAGCTTACCTGAATTTAGCCCGTCTGAATATTTTCAGTATCAATAATTATCTGGCTAAGGAATTTAAGAAACGAGAGTTACGGGAAGATGGTCAAATTAAAAATTGTTTTATTGCGCAAAAGGGATTGTCAGACATAAGCTATAATTGGTTATATGAAAGGCTCATTCGTTTTATGCCAGTGATTAAACAATTTGATGCGGAACGTTTGCCTGAAGATGAAAAGAAAAACACTTCTGCCGAGGGAAAAGACTTAGAAGGTATGTCCGATATGTTGAAGTCAGTTTGGGAAGACATACAGGAGTTTCGTAATGACTATACCCATTATTATTCAACCGAAAAAGGAGATCAGAGAAAGCTGACAGTATCAGACGCGACTGCTGCTTTTCTGAAGCTGAGTTTTGAACGGGCGATTCAATACACGAAGAAGCGTTTTGAGAATGTGCTGGATAGTGCAGATTTCGAACTGGTAGCATCAAAACAGATGATAGCAGACGGAAATACGATTACAACCGAAGGATTTGTATTTCTGATTGCTATGTTTCTTGACCGCGAGAATGCTTTTCAGTTTATTGGTAAGGTAAAAGGATTGAAAGGGACGCAATTCAAACCATTTATTGCTACCCGCGAAGTATTGATGACTTACTGTGTAAAGCTTCCTCATGATAAGTTGTTGAGTGATAACCCTGGGCAGGCATTGTTGCTCGACATGATTAACGATCTTACCCGTTGCCCGAAAGTATTATATAATGTATTGAGCGAAGAAGGGAAAAAAGAGTTTCGTCCTTTACTGACAGATCAAAAAATAGAAAAGGTGCTTGCCAATAGCATAAGCGATGAAGAGCGTGAGAATATCCTTGATTCAATCGATTATGAGCAATATATTGAGAACCTCACCGTTCGGGTTCGCCACAGCAACCGGTTCCCCTATTTCGCCATGCGGTTTATTGAAGAGAAAAATCTTTGGCCAGAAATATACTTTCAGATAGACCTTGGCAAATATCAGTTAGCTGAATATTCCAAGAAGGTATTAGGCGAAAATATCCCGCGAACCATAATTGAAAACGCTAAAGCGTTTGGACGCCTCAATTCTTTTAATGATGAAGACTCCGTTCAAAAGCAAATAGATTTGAATGGGTTAACACCCGGGTTTGAACAATTTGCACCTCATTACAATACGGATATCAATAAGATTGGATTGTCCTTCGCGCCAGCAATGCCAGCAATGCCAGCAGTAATACCATTACAAAACAAACCTGACAACAAGGTACAGGTCAATCTGGAACAACCGCAACCTGACGCGTTCCTTAGCCTGCATGAACTTTCAAAAATCATTTTACTGGAATACCTGCAACCCGGAGCATCCAGGAAATTAATTCATCAATTTTGCAGCCTTGCTTCCAAAAAACTGTTCAGTTATTCATTTATTGAAGAGGTTAAAGGCAAACTGCCCAACCAGTGGTCTGAATTTCAGAAACAATGCGATACGAAAAAGAGCCGGGCCTACTCAGGCAGAGCGAGCTTCTACCCACACGATCGAAAAGATGAACTAAACCGGATACTTGCTCCTTATGGGCTTAATGACAAACAGATCCCGGAGAAAATCATCAACTATTGGTTGAATATAAATGATGTGAATGATACAAAGACAGTTTCCGAGCGCATCAAACGGATGAATCGGGATGGACGGAAGCGCCTTAAGCAATTAACAAAGCATTATGACGATCCGGAAATAAAAATACCCAAGATTGGAGAGATGGCCACATTTATTGCCCGCGACATTGTGGACATGATCGTCTCTGGGGATAAGAAAAAGAAAATTACCTCTGTCTATTATGATAAGATGCAGGAGTGCCTGGCATTGTATGCTAATGCCGACAAAAAACAACAGTTTATAGCGTTGGTTCGTGAGCTGAACATGAATGCGCCCGGTGGGCATCCTTTCCTGAAGAAGCTCAATCTTGAACAAATCAACAGTACTTCTGAATTTTATAAATTGTATCTCAAAGAAAAGGTGGATAAACAAATCCCCGACGGTTATACAAAAGCAGGAAAACAAAAACACAAAAATGGCTCCTGGATGAGTAGTACTTTCGAGACGATAGAGTGGAATGAAAAGGTAAAGAAAAATATTACGGTTATTAAAATACCGGATAACAGGGAGAATATTCCCTATACAATTCGGCAATGGGAAGAGAAAGAACAATATGATCTGAAAGCATGGCTGAAGAACATAAATGAAGGACGGAATGAGAACGACCGCAAACGTCCGGTAGATTTGCCGACCAATCTTTTTGACGGAAAACTTTGCGAACTGTTGAAAAGCAAACTAACCGAAACAGGGGTACCCATACCGGTGAATGCAAAATACAATGAATTGCTGAAGATGTGGTGGACAATGCGGGACGACAGCATACAACCGTTCTATGGTGGCGAGCGTTGTTACGAAATCAAGGGAGAAAAGATACGTTTTATTTCCGGTTCTGCGTCGAGGTTTTCTGATTATTACCACTATCCGTTATCTCTGGCTTTCGAGCGATTATCCGCTGAAAGACGGAGCGCTATGCAAAAAGACAGACGACTGCAACCATTAACCATGGCCGAAGTTGAAAAAGTATTCAAACGTACCCTGCACGGAACTGAACAGGAGATCAGGGTAACGGCTGAAGATGATCGTATGTTGTTGTTGATGGCCGAAAAACTGAGCCCGGGAGATGAACAACTGAAACTTGCAACCATTGACAAAGAACTGACAAAACTCCGCCATATTACACACATCTTTTCTTATAACCTCAATTATGACACACAGGGAAATAAGGCAGGAGAAGCACAATCGTTAAAAGCAAATCTGACTGTCACGGCTACAATGCAGCTTAAAAATATCAATGACTTGCATCGCTTTGCATACGACCGCCGGTTGCCCGAACTTGTAGCCTATATACCCGATGCCACCATCGACGTTGAGGCTTTGCGCTATGAGCTTGCCGATTACAACCGGGCCCGGCAGGAGGTGTTCGATGCGGTGTTCCGTCTTGAAAAAGCGATTATTGAAAAAGATGCCGAGAGTATCAGAAACCTCTTTACGGATATGGAAGGAAATTACAAAACAGGTAATATCCAACATCGGCCCTATTTACAATGGCTGACCAACAAAGGGAAGATTACAGAAGAAGAGCGATGGTGCCTTAATATGGTACGTAAAAGTTTTTCACACAATCAATTTCCCCATAGAGAAGTAGCTGTAAAATGGAATCTGAACATTGAACCAAAAGGAATCGCAAGCCAATTGGCTGCTGTATTTAAACGCAAAACAGAGGCTATAGTTGACAGCTTCTGA
- a CDS encoding cysteine hydrolase family protein — METNNNDTALLVMDMQVAILRNLPDAFSFTSKVAQAIAHARAKSIPVIYVIVGFRPGMPEVSVNNKRFEAMRERLSHVGMDEWMAIEPAIAPLAEEVVVTKHRVSAFTGSDLEVILRAQGIHRLILTGIATSGVVLSTLREAADKDYQLTVLSDGCADGDPEVHHVLTTKVFPRQAEVITVDEWEA; from the coding sequence ATGGAAACCAACAACAACGACACCGCTCTTCTCGTGATGGATATGCAGGTCGCCATTCTCCGCAACCTGCCGGACGCTTTCTCTTTTACCTCCAAAGTGGCGCAGGCCATCGCACATGCCCGTGCAAAAAGTATTCCCGTGATTTATGTCATTGTCGGCTTCCGTCCAGGCATGCCCGAAGTCAGCGTGAACAACAAACGTTTTGAGGCTATGCGCGAACGGCTCTCCCATGTGGGCATGGACGAATGGATGGCTATTGAACCTGCCATTGCTCCGTTGGCGGAAGAGGTGGTGGTGACCAAACACCGCGTAAGCGCCTTCACAGGAAGTGATCTTGAAGTGATTTTGCGGGCACAGGGCATCCATCGCCTGATTCTGACCGGCATTGCCACCAGCGGCGTGGTGCTTTCCACGTTGCGCGAAGCTGCCGATAAGGACTACCAACTTACCGTGCTCTCTGACGGTTGTGCCGATGGCGACCCGGAAGTGCACCATGTGCTTACAACCAAGGTGTTTCCCCGCCAGGCCGAAGTGATAACGGTGGATGAATGGGAAGCGTAA
- a CDS encoding MFS transporter yields MAGAKQISTFRAFRNRNYALFFTGQTISQVGTWMQGTGISWVIYTMTHSTFMLGLAVFATLFPRFLFSLAGGIVADRYNRYTILLITQSASMVQAVLLTVVTLATNYAVWELLTLSVLLGVINAFDSPARQPMVHLMINDKEDLPNALALNSSMVNFARIVGPALAGIILEKLGVGICFLVNALSFVAVITSLLLMKLPKEELPVVSKGILSGLTSGFAYLKRTPSISMILLMVSLMNFLVMPYDTLLPVFAKVVFRGDATTFGYIRSFIGVGAIAGAFFLASLKPNVNLRTVLLINTAVFGIGLMSFSHLGYFPLAMVFAVLVGFGAMSQTTICLTITQMDAIPEMRGRVMSYLIMAMAGMMPLGSLLIGGLSQHIGARNTLFIQGIIALAIAAVFIRILKRNQAGISSVDNAGETTH; encoded by the coding sequence ATGGCAGGAGCAAAACAGATCAGCACTTTCAGGGCATTCCGGAACCGAAACTATGCCTTGTTTTTCACGGGGCAGACGATTTCGCAGGTCGGTACCTGGATGCAGGGTACGGGCATCAGTTGGGTGATCTATACCATGACCCATTCAACTTTTATGCTGGGCTTGGCCGTCTTCGCGACGCTCTTTCCAAGATTCCTTTTTTCGCTGGCCGGTGGCATTGTGGCCGACCGTTACAATCGTTACACCATTCTCCTGATCACGCAGTCGGCATCGATGGTGCAGGCGGTGTTGCTCACGGTGGTGACGCTTGCCACAAATTATGCAGTGTGGGAATTGCTGACGCTGAGCGTATTGCTTGGTGTTATCAATGCTTTCGATTCTCCCGCCCGGCAACCGATGGTGCATCTGATGATCAACGACAAGGAAGATCTCCCCAACGCGCTGGCATTGAACTCCTCCATGGTAAATTTCGCGCGGATTGTAGGTCCTGCCCTGGCTGGGATCATTCTCGAAAAACTGGGAGTAGGCATCTGTTTCCTGGTGAATGCCCTGAGTTTTGTTGCCGTGATCACCTCGTTGTTGCTGATGAAATTACCGAAAGAGGAACTGCCGGTTGTCTCTAAAGGAATTTTGTCCGGGTTGACAAGCGGATTTGCCTATTTAAAGCGAACACCTTCGATCAGTATGATACTGTTGATGGTGAGCCTGATGAATTTCCTGGTGATGCCCTATGACACACTGCTTCCGGTGTTTGCTAAAGTGGTGTTCAGGGGTGATGCCACAACCTTCGGGTATATCCGTAGTTTTATCGGTGTAGGGGCTATTGCCGGTGCTTTCTTCCTGGCCTCTTTGAAGCCGAACGTGAACCTCCGTACTGTTTTGTTGATCAATACCGCCGTGTTTGGCATCGGACTTATGTCGTTTTCGCACCTTGGCTATTTCCCATTGGCAATGGTTTTTGCTGTTCTGGTGGGCTTCGGAGCGATGTCACAGACTACCATCTGCCTTACGATTACACAGATGGATGCCATCCCCGAGATGCGGGGGAGGGTGATGAGCTACCTCATTATGGCTATGGCGGGTATGATGCCGCTGGGGAGTTTGCTCATCGGCGGTTTGTCACAACACATAGGAGCACGTAATACACTTTTTATTCAGGGAATAATTGCCCTGGCGATTGCTGCTGTCTTTATCCGGATTCTGAAAAGGAACCAGGCCGGAATCTCCTCTGTTGATAATGCAGGGGAGACGACCCATTGA
- a CDS encoding MarR family winged helix-turn-helix transcriptional regulator, which produces MDPSSLSSSLRVVISALHKGLRKQMYSVDAYSMTEIDTIRHLLRNEMLLPSELAALTRVKTQSMSQILKKLEDQGVIVRTPSQSDKRKVYISITPFGREMVNQTKYDREEWLKGVITQSLTEEERALLEKALPVLHKLVEYKG; this is translated from the coding sequence ATGGATCCTTCATCATTATCTTCTTCGTTACGTGTAGTGATTTCGGCATTACACAAAGGTTTGCGCAAACAAATGTATTCTGTTGACGCCTATTCGATGACCGAAATAGATACAATCAGGCACCTGCTACGCAATGAAATGTTGCTCCCTTCGGAACTTGCTGCCCTGACCCGCGTGAAGACGCAATCCATGTCCCAGATCTTAAAGAAACTCGAAGATCAGGGTGTTATTGTCCGCACTCCTTCCCAAAGCGATAAACGCAAAGTGTATATTTCCATTACCCCGTTCGGACGCGAAATGGTGAATCAGACCAAGTATGACCGCGAAGAATGGTTGAAAGGTGTGATCACCCAATCTCTTACCGAAGAGGAGAGAGCATTGCTCGAAAAAGCATTACCCGTATTGCATAAATTGGTAGAATATAAAGGTTAG
- a CDS encoding NAD(P)-dependent oxidoreductase produces the protein MKIGWIGLGNMGNPMSQRLIKAGYDVTVYNRSKDKTDYFRQQDVLVVDSPRELINATDMVFVMVSDDAAIRALFTGKEGLLEGAANGKIIINMSTVSPSISREMSALCSARGCDYMDAPVSGSVKPAEDGTLVIIAGGDKDVFDKVKPLFDHLGRLSVHVGGCGAGNTAKLAVNTLLGIITQGLAEVTLFAGQKGICEEDLFMIIANSALASPFIKMKSDAILQDNFKAAFALRHMSKDLRLAKAEGMDEPLGNVAYQSFQDAERAGLADEDIIAIIKHLE, from the coding sequence ATGAAAATAGGATGGATTGGTTTGGGAAACATGGGAAACCCTATGTCCCAACGCCTGATAAAAGCAGGTTATGACGTAACGGTTTACAATCGCTCGAAAGACAAAACGGATTATTTCAGGCAACAGGATGTCTTAGTGGTTGATTCTCCGCGTGAGTTGATCAATGCAACGGATATGGTCTTTGTGATGGTGTCGGACGATGCCGCCATCCGGGCGCTTTTTACGGGGAAGGAAGGTCTGCTCGAAGGAGCTGCAAATGGTAAGATTATTATTAATATGAGTACCGTCTCTCCTTCCATTAGTCGTGAGATGTCGGCTTTGTGTTCTGCGCGTGGGTGCGATTATATGGATGCTCCGGTGTCGGGCAGCGTGAAACCTGCTGAAGATGGAACCCTGGTGATTATTGCCGGAGGTGATAAGGATGTGTTTGACAAGGTGAAACCGTTGTTTGACCACTTGGGTCGCCTTTCGGTGCATGTGGGCGGCTGTGGGGCAGGGAATACGGCGAAATTGGCGGTCAACACACTGCTTGGCATCATTACGCAGGGACTGGCTGAAGTAACTTTGTTTGCCGGTCAGAAAGGCATATGCGAGGAAGACCTGTTTATGATTATAGCCAACAGCGCTCTTGCCAGTCCGTTTATTAAAATGAAGAGCGACGCAATTTTGCAGGACAATTTTAAGGCGGCTTTTGCCTTGCGTCATATGTCAAAAGATCTCAGGCTTGCCAAAGCCGAAGGAATGGATGAACCACTGGGAAATGTAGCTTATCAATCTTTTCAGGATGCCGAAAGGGCTGGTCTTGCCGATGAGGACATCATCGCCATCATTAAGCATCTGGAATAA